The DNA window GTGGTATTAAACCATGTCCGGAAGTGAAAAAATTACGTGTACCGCCGGTTGTAATTCCTACCGATAAGTATACAGCTTACAAAGACCGTACTTATTTCCCATTAAACTTACGTGTTTATCCAACTGTTGGTCAGTACCACAAAGATGAACCGGCTTTAGATTTATTGGCGATGATGATGGGTGGTGGAAACAACTCATTATTCTATAAAAACTTCGTTAAAAATGAAATGGCAATTCAGGCTGGTGTTGATCACCGTTCGGAAGAATTATCGGGTGAGTTCAGCATTCAAATTTTTGCTTATCCACCTGAAGACTTCAACTTAGAAGGATTATTCACCAAGTTGGATGAGAAAGTAAAAGCAACCATTGATGAGTTCGGAACAAGCGGAATTACCGATGAAGCTTTAGCTCGCGTAAAAGCAGAGATGGAATCTCGTTATTACGATGGATTAGATGAAGTATTCAATAAAGGAAGTGTAATTTCTGAGTGGGAGCGCTTATTAGGTCGTCCTTCAACAATTACTGATGAGATTGAGCGTTACACTAAAGTAACTAAAGAAGACATCACACGTGTATTTAATAAATACATCAAAGGTTCGGGTGCTGCTATTTTGAATACGTATCCAATCATGAATCAGAAAGATTCAGTGAAGAGTATCAATCCTAACGCAGGTGCAACATTCCCTGCAAATCCGGAATATGCGGGATTATCATACAAACCAAATGTAGATAACTTTAACCGTGCTGAACGTCCGAAAGCCGGAGAAGCAAAAACTGTAAAAGCTCCTGAATTCTATCAAACCACTTTAAAAAATGGAATGAAAGTATTAGGAACAAAAGCAACTGAAAGCCCGATGATCAACATCACTATTAACTTAGATGGTGGAGATATGGCTTTAACTCCTGACCAATTAAAGAAATTCGGTTTAGCGCAATTAGCTACCGGATTGATGAATGAAGGAACTAAAAATTATACCACCGAGCAAATGGCTGCCGAATTAGAAAAATTAGGAAGTTCTATTAGCATCGGTGCCGGAAAAATGAACAATACTATTAATGTATCGTGTTTGAAGAAAAACTTAGATGCAACATTAAAATTATTGGAAGAAAAATTATTGAATCCGGGATGGCGTGCCGAAGATTTCAAGTTAGCGAAGAAACAATACAAAGAGAGTGTGAAGGATCAAAAAACAAACGCACAATCTTTAGCAAACAAGGCATTTAATCAGGCTATTTACGGACCATCATCTGTATTAGGTATGGAGCCAACCGTAAAAACCATTGATGCTATCGAATTAAAGGATTGCCAGGATTATTATAATAATTGTTTCTCAACTGCAGGTGGTAACATCGTGGTAGTAGGTGATGTAACAGACGCTGAAATTGTAAGCAAGTTAGATTTCTTAAATAAAATGAATAATAAGGAGGTAAAGATGCAAGCTATTCCTGAGCCTCCTGCAAAAGCAGAGCAACAGTTCTTTATTCAGGAAAAAACGGCTGCTCCTTCTTCAGTTATCATGATGGGATATCCTGCGATGAAGTATGATGCAACAGGCGATTATTTCAAGAGCCAGATTGCAAACTTCGCATTTGGTGGTGCATTCAACAGTCGTTTGAATTTAAATTTACGTGAAGACAAAGGGTATACTTACGGTATCCGTTCATCTTTCAGTGGTAATAAATTTAACGGTACATTCTTAATCAGTTCATCTGTTAAGCGTCCTGCTACTGTGTTATCTTTAGCAGAGATTACGAAAGAGTTTAATAACTACGTACAAAACGGTATTACTGATAAAGAATTAGAATTTACTAAGCAATCGATGTTAAATGTGGAGGCTTTACGTTACGAATCACCTTGGCAAAAGGCAGGTTTCTTAGCAAACATCGCTCGATACAATTTACCAAAAGATTATGTAGCACAACAAAATCAGATTTTAAAGACAATCACTAAAGATGAGTTGAATGCTCACATTAAGAAGGTGTATGATCCAAACAAATTAACAACAGTTATCGTTGGAGATAAGGCTTACATTGAAGCAGCTTTAGATAGAGCAATGAAAGATGCTAAAAACAAGGAAGTGTTAAACAACGTTAAGTTTAAAAAGATTTCGGTAGACTAATTGTGGATTTGCACAGTTATTGAGTCTTAATAAATAAAACAAACAATAAAAACCAAACAGTGCGCCGCAAGGAACCTGTTTGGTTTTTTGCATAAATAAAAAGTACAAATATGAAATCAATTATCACTTTTAGTCTGGCCGCGTTCACTGCATTAGTAATGGCTCAGAACAATCAGGTTGTAAACTCGTACAACTATTTAAAGAATAAAGAATACGATAAAGCTAAGGCTGCAACAGACGCGGCGGCTGTACATGAAAGCACAAAAGGCAGCGCCAAAATGTGGATGTACAGAGGCAAAGTTTATCAGGCCATTTTTGAGGACAAAGACGAGAAAGTTAGAAATTTAGATTTGGAAGCTGAAGAGAAATCGTTAGAAGCTTACATCAACTGCTTAAAGCTGGATGCGAAGGAAAACATTTACAAAGAAGATGTAAAAGGTCCGGTTGTAATCGCAGCATCTGCCGTTAATCGTAAAGCAGGCTGGTATTCGCAGGAAAAGCAAATTGAGAAAGCTTTAAAATGTTATGAATTAGTAGAGCAGGCTTTGCCGTATGATTTCGATCAAGGGATGAAACGTAATAACATTACCAAAGAAAAGTTGATTTATAACCGTTATGAAATGTATGCGCGTGCAAATGATATTCCAAAAATGCAGGAGTTTGCCGATAAGTTGATTGCCATGAACTATAAAGAACCTAAAATTTATATTTACATGTCGCAAATCATGTTAGGCGCAAAAGATACAGCGAAAGCTTTATCATACATTGAAAAGGGTAAAGCCATTTTTGATGACAACATGGACTTAATCAATTCTGAAATTAATATTTACTTAGCGCAAGGGAAATCGGTAGAGTTAATTGATAAGTTACAGGCTGCTATCAAGGCAAACGATAATGAGTCGCTGCATGCTATCTTAGCTAACATCTACACTAAAAAGAATGAATTTGATAAAGCAGAACAGGAATATTTAAAAGCCTTAGAGATTAAACCGGACTATGAAATTGCTAACTACAACTTAGGTGTGGTTTATTTTAATAAAGGAAATGAGTGGAATAAAAAAGCAGGTGATTTACCTCCAAAAGACGCGGCAAAAGCTAAGGAATATGATGCCAAAGCTATTGAAGAATGGAAGAAAGCCGTTACTTATTTAGAGAAATCTTACGAAGTTTCTCCTGATAAGGCAACAAAACAACGTTTGTTTCAGTTATTAAACAAATTAGGCGAGCCGGAAAAGGCTGCTAAGTACAAACAATAATATTTTTCTCATGATCCGTAATTTTCTAAGTTTAGCTTTAGCTGTTTGCGTAAGTGGAGCAGTAGCACAAAAATCAAAAGTTAACGCCGCATGGCGCGGTTTAACCGATTATCAGGCCACTGTAAAAGAGAAGCCGGATGTTTCTTATTTAAATAAGGCAAAAGAGGCCATTGATTTAGCAGCTGCCAATGAAGAAACTAAAGACAATGTAAAAATGCACACCTATAGGGCGCAGATTTATTATGAATTGTTTAAATACAATTTAAAACAAGAAGAAGAAAAAGCGGCGGGTGGCGACAAAAAGCAAAAAATGGAAATGGCTTATAGCACTGTTTCTACTAAAGAGTTTTTCGATGCCATTAAATCAGTAGAAGCAGTTAAAGCTAATACAAAAGAAAAAGACGCGTTCCAGGAATTATTATCTACTTCATTATCGATGGTAGATGATTTAAATAATTTGGCAGTTGGGTCGTACAAAGCAAAAAAATACGATGAAGCGGCTGATTATTTCGAAAATTCATTCGGATTAAGTAATATGATTAATCAGGGGCGAAAAGATACCGTTAGTTTATTTAACGCATCTTTATCTGCTTCAAAAGCTAAAAACTACGGTAAAGTGGTAAAGATTAATCAGCGTATTATTGATGAGAAAATGGCTAATGCCGGCACGTATCAATATTTATACAATGCTAAATGCGCTGTGAATGATTCGACCGGAGCATTAACTTCTTTAAAGGAAGGTCGTAGTTTGTATCCAAACGATATGACTTTATTAAATCTGGAGACAGATTATTACATTAAGTCAGGCAAGCAACAAGAATCCCTTAATAATTTAAATTTAGCATTGGAGAAAGATCCAAATAACGCGGTGTTACATTTAATAGCGGCTAATACTTTAGATAACATGGCCAATCCAAAAGGCGCTGATGGTAAAGATTTGGAGAAGCCGGCCAACTTTAGCGAATTGTTTTCTAAAGCGGAAGAGCATTATAAAAAGACGGTAGATTTAAAACCAAGTAATACGGAGTACAGTTTTAACGCTTTGTATAATTTGGGCGCTTTGTATTACAATTACGGAACGTATATGTATAACAAAGAAATGAACGATGCAACCATTGCAAAGCTGGCTCAAAAGCAAAAGGAGATTACCGCTAAAGTGAATGAACAATACAAAAAAGCAATTCCTTATTTCGAGCAAGCTTTACAAATAAAAGGGGATGATATAAGTACATTACAATCGTTAAGAAAATTGTATTTATTGACAGGTGATGAGGCGAAAGCGAATGAGATTAGCGCTAAATTGAAGAAATAAAAATTTATAAGGAGGCCCTAAAAACCTCCTTATTCTTTCACATATTTATTTAACATAATATTAATTATAGTATTTTTAATTAACTAAAAATTAGGAGTTTATTACGCAAATATATACATTTATTGCATGAAATACTCGATATTCTCTGTACAAGATCATCATCCTGCTTTTAAGCGTTCTATTCCCGATTTATATGCTCAAGTTTTACGCCAAGGTGTTCTGGCAGATCAATTAGGTTACCATTCTTTTTTTGTGGCCGAACATCATTTTCATGAATATGGCGCTGTTCCAAATCCTGCTGTTTTTCTATCTGCTCTATCACAAAAAACCAAACAAATAAAATTAGGTCCGGCTATATCCATCTTAACTTTCCATAACCCTTTAACGGTGGCCGAAAATTATGCCATGTTGGATGTTTTATCGAACGGCCGATTAATACTTGGACTAGGCTCCGGTTATTTAAAGCATGAATTTGAAGGCTATTCCGTAAACCCTGATGAAAAACGTGAACGCTTTGATGAGAATCTCTTTATTTTAAAACAAGCCTTAACCGGCCAAAAAATAAATTATAAAGGCAAATACAATACGCTGAATAATGTTGGTATCAATGTTTTTCCTGTACAGAAAAATGTTCCTCTATATGTCGCTATTTTACGTTCTGAAGCGGCTTATCATGTGGGTAAACAAGGTCACAATATCATTTGCGTACCGTATGCTTCCGTAAACAATTTTTCTGAAATTAAGTTGCTTGTCGCCGATTTTAAAAAAGGATTTTCAGAGTCCGGTAATTCTAATCCTTCCGACTGCTTATTTGCATTTCATGCGCACGTTGCCGAAACAGACGCGCAAGCTCGCCTAAATGCAGAAGAAGCTTTTAACTTATATGTAAAGACTCGCTTGTATGCAAAACAACAAACTTACGATGATGTTATGCAAAGCGGCATTCATTTATTTGGTTCGGTTGAAACAGTCGCAAATAAATTAGTTGAGCTTTACCATATGGGTATTCATCATTTGTTACTTCTACAAAATTTCGGATTATTAGCACCGGAACTCGTTGAATCATCAATGCGCCTGTTTATGGAAAAAGTTAAACCTCTGGTTCACGATAAATTGAAAACTGAAATCGCGCTCTGATTATTTTATCAAACGCATTTGAATATGCGGAATATCATCCTCCGGATAAATTTCTCCTTCTTCCACAAAACCTAAATCACGGTAAAATTTAAGTAGATAATATTGAGCAGAAATAACAATTTCATTGGTTTTAAATAATGAAAGTGTTTGTTTAATGGCTTCTTGCATTAATTCTTTACCTGCGCCTTTCCCTCTATAATTACCTGAAGTTACAACTCTGCCAATAGAAGCTTCTTTATATGAAATTCCTTGTGGTAAAATTCTTGCGTAAGCTACTAATTCACCTTCGTTATAACCTAAAATATGATGCGCTTTTTTGTCTTTATCATCCATATCCTGATAATTACAATTTTGCTCAATCACAAAAACAGCGCAACGCAATTTTAAAGCTTCATACAGCTCATCAATACTTAATTCTTTATAAGGCTTTATGATAAATCGCATTAGTAATTTCCAACTGATAACATAACTAATGTGCAGGCTTCTACACACTCAATTCCTTTTGACTGAACTTGATTTTGAAATTCAGGATTTTCAGTACCAGGATTGAAAATTATACGTTTGGGTTTTAAACTAAAGATATACTCTTTCCACGCTTCCTGATTTTGCGGACCAACATACAAGGTTACAGTATCTACATTTGGAATTTGTGGTTTATCAGTAATGATGTCTATCCCTTCAATCTTTCCGCTTCTTAATCCAATCGGATATACTTTATGCCCATACTGATTTAACCTAACGGTTGCCTTATAGCTATAACGCTCAAAATTCGGAGATGCACCTATGACAACAGAATTCTTTCCCATTATTCGGTATAATTTAAATCTTTATGAAAGGTTTCTTCTAATCGATACCAGGCCCAAAATCCAAGTGCGAAAACGATGAGTCCGACAATAATGGCCGAATAAATGTTTCCGATACTTTCAATCTTACTGAAGTATTGAAATAAGGTGGTGATTAATATTGTGCCGCCTCTTACAAAATTAGGTACACTGGTTGTTACCGTTGCACGTAAATTAGTGCCGAATAATTCAGAGGCTGTAGAAATAAATACCGCCCAATAGCCGGTAGCAAATCCAATTAAGATCACGACAGTGTAAAACATCACTACTGAGTTTTTTGCAATAGTAAAATAACCTACCACAAATAAAACGGCGAGTAATAAAAATAATACCAAGCTTTTCTTACGACTTTGCAATTTTTGACTCACTACGCCGCTTACAATATCGCCAATGGTTATACCCACGTAAGCCAAGGTCATGGCTAATCTGGCATTCTCGGGTGGGTTTTCCATACCGAGACTTTTCATTAACTCCGGACAAAACGTAATCAAAATCCCCATCACATACCAAACCGGTAATGCAACAAGTATGATGGTTATAAATTTGATGAAACGCTCTGATGTTTTAAATAAGGATAAAAAATTACCTTTTTCTACATTACTTTCCTTTACGCTTTTAAACATGGTAGATTCTAAAACGCCTATTCGCATCACCAATAATGCTAATCCCATTACACCACCGATAATATAAGACACTCTCCAGTCCCCGATTGATATTCCAACGGTTCCCGCCACTACGGCACCAAATAAACCAACAGAAGCCACAATGGTGGCACCCCATCCCCTCTTGTCTTTATCCATGCTTTCACTTACTAAAGTAATACCCGCGCCTAATTCGCCTGCCAAACCAAAGCCTGAGATAAAACGTAAGAGAGCATACGTGGTTGTGTCTTGCACCATAGCGTTTGCAATGTTGGCTATGGAGTATAAAAAAATGGAGCCGAATAAAACAGATAATCTTCCTTTTTTATCACCGAGTATGCCCCAAAAAACGCCTCCAACCAGCATACCAAACATTTGCCAGTTTAATAAGGAAATACCCACTTCTTTAACCTGACGCTTTAATTCAGCTTCATCAGAAATTGTTTTCGATAATATATCCGTTAAACTGGAAACGCGTTCCATTCCGAATAAAACAAGATCATAGATGTCGACAAAATAACCTAATGCGGCAACAATTATTATTTTACTGAGGTAAGGAGAACTTTTAGCTGACATAAAACAATTATTGCTTCACTATTTTTTTTACTATAGTTGAATTACCAACTTGAATGTTTAAAAAATAAACGCCAGGTTTTAGCGAAGAAAAATCATTGAATTCTATTAATTCGTTTGCTGATTTTAAAGTACGCGTGTCAACAACCTGACCTAACACATTATTAATTATGATAGTAATATTTGATTCAATTTTGTTGGCAAATTCGATATTTAATTTGTCGCTTACCGGATTCG is part of the Bacteroidota bacterium genome and encodes:
- a CDS encoding insulinase family protein, which produces MKRKSIILGLLSVFAISTYVAQPTLVEKVEAKPGKLSIPYERWKLPNGLTILLHEDHSDPVVNVMVTYKVGSNREDLGKSGFAHFFEHMMFQGSLHVADEEHFKMVSTAGGNMNGFTQRDKTVYFETLPSNYLEMGLWLEADRMGFLLDSLTSKKFENQRDAVKNEKSQNFENRPYGLAFVEEIGKALYPFKHPYSWPVIGYVDDLNRATLDDVKNFFLRWYGPNNAILTVSGDFTPADALKMIDKYFGGIKPCPEVKKLRVPPVVIPTDKYTAYKDRTYFPLNLRVYPTVGQYHKDEPALDLLAMMMGGGNNSLFYKNFVKNEMAIQAGVDHRSEELSGEFSIQIFAYPPEDFNLEGLFTKLDEKVKATIDEFGTSGITDEALARVKAEMESRYYDGLDEVFNKGSVISEWERLLGRPSTITDEIERYTKVTKEDITRVFNKYIKGSGAAILNTYPIMNQKDSVKSINPNAGATFPANPEYAGLSYKPNVDNFNRAERPKAGEAKTVKAPEFYQTTLKNGMKVLGTKATESPMINITINLDGGDMALTPDQLKKFGLAQLATGLMNEGTKNYTTEQMAAELEKLGSSISIGAGKMNNTINVSCLKKNLDATLKLLEEKLLNPGWRAEDFKLAKKQYKESVKDQKTNAQSLANKAFNQAIYGPSSVLGMEPTVKTIDAIELKDCQDYYNNCFSTAGGNIVVVGDVTDAEIVSKLDFLNKMNNKEVKMQAIPEPPAKAEQQFFIQEKTAAPSSVIMMGYPAMKYDATGDYFKSQIANFAFGGAFNSRLNLNLREDKGYTYGIRSSFSGNKFNGTFLISSSVKRPATVLSLAEITKEFNNYVQNGITDKELEFTKQSMLNVEALRYESPWQKAGFLANIARYNLPKDYVAQQNQILKTITKDELNAHIKKVYDPNKLTTVIVGDKAYIEAALDRAMKDAKNKEVLNNVKFKKISVD
- a CDS encoding GNAT family N-acetyltransferase, which encodes MRFIIKPYKELSIDELYEALKLRCAVFVIEQNCNYQDMDDKDKKAHHILGYNEGELVAYARILPQGISYKEASIGRVVTSGNYRGKGAGKELMQEAIKQTLSLFKTNEIVISAQYYLLKFYRDLGFVEEGEIYPEDDIPHIQMRLIK
- a CDS encoding tetratricopeptide repeat protein, whose product is MKSIITFSLAAFTALVMAQNNQVVNSYNYLKNKEYDKAKAATDAAAVHESTKGSAKMWMYRGKVYQAIFEDKDEKVRNLDLEAEEKSLEAYINCLKLDAKENIYKEDVKGPVVIAASAVNRKAGWYSQEKQIEKALKCYELVEQALPYDFDQGMKRNNITKEKLIYNRYEMYARANDIPKMQEFADKLIAMNYKEPKIYIYMSQIMLGAKDTAKALSYIEKGKAIFDDNMDLINSEINIYLAQGKSVELIDKLQAAIKANDNESLHAILANIYTKKNEFDKAEQEYLKALEIKPDYEIANYNLGVVYFNKGNEWNKKAGDLPPKDAAKAKEYDAKAIEEWKKAVTYLEKSYEVSPDKATKQRLFQLLNKLGEPEKAAKYKQ
- a CDS encoding LLM class flavin-dependent oxidoreductase, which codes for MKYSIFSVQDHHPAFKRSIPDLYAQVLRQGVLADQLGYHSFFVAEHHFHEYGAVPNPAVFLSALSQKTKQIKLGPAISILTFHNPLTVAENYAMLDVLSNGRLILGLGSGYLKHEFEGYSVNPDEKRERFDENLFILKQALTGQKINYKGKYNTLNNVGINVFPVQKNVPLYVAILRSEAAYHVGKQGHNIICVPYASVNNFSEIKLLVADFKKGFSESGNSNPSDCLFAFHAHVAETDAQARLNAEEAFNLYVKTRLYAKQQTYDDVMQSGIHLFGSVETVANKLVELYHMGIHHLLLLQNFGLLAPELVESSMRLFMEKVKPLVHDKLKTEIAL
- a CDS encoding CoA-binding protein, translated to MGKNSVVIGASPNFERYSYKATVRLNQYGHKVYPIGLRSGKIEGIDIITDKPQIPNVDTVTLYVGPQNQEAWKEYIFSLKPKRIIFNPGTENPEFQNQVQSKGIECVEACTLVMLSVGNY
- a CDS encoding MFS transporter, whose product is MSAKSSPYLSKIIIVAALGYFVDIYDLVLFGMERVSSLTDILSKTISDEAELKRQVKEVGISLLNWQMFGMLVGGVFWGILGDKKGRLSVLFGSIFLYSIANIANAMVQDTTTYALLRFISGFGLAGELGAGITLVSESMDKDKRGWGATIVASVGLFGAVVAGTVGISIGDWRVSYIIGGVMGLALLVMRIGVLESTMFKSVKESNVEKGNFLSLFKTSERFIKFITIILVALPVWYVMGILITFCPELMKSLGMENPPENARLAMTLAYVGITIGDIVSGVVSQKLQSRKKSLVLFLLLAVLFVVGYFTIAKNSVVMFYTVVILIGFATGYWAVFISTASELFGTNLRATVTTSVPNFVRGGTILITTLFQYFSKIESIGNIYSAIIVGLIVFALGFWAWYRLEETFHKDLNYTE